From a single Stomoxys calcitrans chromosome 4, idStoCalc2.1, whole genome shotgun sequence genomic region:
- the LOC106083854 gene encoding DNA-directed RNA polymerases I, II, and III subunit RPABC1, with protein MDDEAETYKLWRIRKTIMQLSHDRGYLVTQDELDQTLEQFKEMFGDKPSEKRPARSDLIVLVAHNDDPTDQMFVFFPDEPKIGIKTIKTYCTRMQEENIHRAIVVVQAGMTPSAKQSLVDMAPKYILEQFLESELLINITEHELVPEHVVMTPEEKQELLARYKLKENMLMRIQAGDPVSRYFGLKRGQVVKIIRSSETAGRYISYRLVC; from the coding sequence ATGGATGATGAAGCTGAGACCTACAAACTATGGCGTATACGAAAAACCATCATGCAACTTAGCCACGATAGAGGCTATTTAGTGACACAAGATGAATTGGATCAGACACTTGAACAATTTAAGGAAATGTTTGGTGACAAACCCAGTGAGAAGAGGCCTGCACGCTCCGATTTGATTGTTTTGGTTGCCCACAACGATGATCCCACCGATCAAATGTTTGTCTTCTTTCCCGACGAACCAAAAATTGGCATAAAAACCATAAAGACCTATTGTACGCGTATGCAGGAGGAAAATATTCACAGGGCTATTGTAGTTGTACAGGCTGGCATGACTCCCTCGGCCAAACAGTCTTTGGTCGATATggctcccaaatatatattgGAACAATTTTTAGAATCTGAATTATTGATTAATATAACCGAGCATGAGTTGGTACCGGAGCATGTGGTCATGACACCGGAGGAGAAACAAGAGCTGCTGGCACGTTATAAACTGAAAGAGAACATGTTGATGAGAATTCAAGCTGGTGATCCGGTATCGAGATATTTTGGTCTTAAACGTGGTCAAGTGGTGAAAATTATTCGTTCTTCGGAAACAGCTGGACGTTATATTTCCTATCGTTTGGTTTGCTGA